The following coding sequences are from one Diprion similis isolate iyDipSimi1 chromosome 9, iyDipSimi1.1, whole genome shotgun sequence window:
- the LOC124410297 gene encoding leucine-rich repeat protein soc-2-like, translating to MASEKNFDDASSKDKEHEKLVNGRLNGVPPNSSTLSLDSMLENHSNLRDVFNTQEFTKVVDFSMKNNNLTSLPENFTSNLSNVSRIDISDKNLQNLEICFESLKNLQELIVDKNRLEELPSGLGELVNLKVLSAVGNKLTIIPESFGNLRNLEKLELSHNKIKSFSDTCVNLDNLRVLNLSCNELRTVPKCVVEGSSRLEILDLSHNQIKEFTRPPCSRNLRKFCFNNNPRNERFPDWILTERFSNLEEVVLDETSFSSFDLSAKSLGQTFSHLKRLSMSKCRLSDTTFDHLSQSLLDLEYLNVGNEITNLDGNVFWVMPAANLKSPEKFVEINIQAAGLPALPCEINMLRNLTRLNVSKNNISSLPEEICELEKLEVFNAAHNNLYALPLRLGNLTALRVLFLETNKLTSLPDSIQSLSRLECLDLYNNEFHEVPKQLEKIPNLQALDIDGNTFKTDNLQISNIEYLKARNILRSTSNILLLRTNDSKTVYSSDDGSLSSLDDWDQQSLGEKSMINTNLSDVGSVENWDISEDSADEYDPTAQPRTYNVYSPFTVSSVFYYGNFCPADLHRARIRDQLAAMRGNSGAQTPNIEEGQFDDA from the exons ATGGCAtctgaaaagaattttgacGATGCATCGTCCAAGGATAAAGAACATGAAAAATTGGTGAACGGCAGACTTAACGGCGTTCCTCCCAATTCATCAACATTGAGCCTCGACTCGATGTTGGAGAATCACAGCAACCTGCGAGATGTATTTAATACTCAAGAATTTACCAAAGTTGTCGACTTctcaatgaaaaataacaacctGACTAGCCTACCGGAAAATTTTACCTCAAACTTGTCAAATGTTAGTAGAATCGACATATCAGATAAGAATCTGCAGAATCTTGAGATCTGCTTCGAGAGTCTAAAGAATCTCCAAGAATTAATCGTAGATAAGAATCGACTTGAAGAGCTGCCGAGCGGCTTAGGAGAGTTAGTTAATTTAAAGGTTCTAAGCGCTGTGGGGAATAAGCTGACAATTATTCCAGAGAGTTTTGGAAATTTAAGGAATTTAGAGAAACTCGAGCTGAGTCACAACAAGATAAAAAGCTTCTCCGATACCTGCGTTAATTTGGACAATCTCAGAGTGCTGAATTTGTCTTGTAACGAGTTGAGAACGGTTCCCAAATGCGTGGTCGAAGGATCGTCGAGGCTGGAGATTCTCGATTTGTCGCATAATCAGATAAAGGAATTCACCAGGCCACCTTGCAGTAGGAATTTGCGCAAATTCTGCTTCAATAACAATCCGAGAAAtgaacgattcccagactgGATACTCACCGAACGATTCTCCAACCTCGAGGAGGTCGTACTGGATGAAACCAGCTTCTCGTCTTTTGACCTATCGGCCAAATCTTTGGGTCAAACATTTTCGCACCTCAAAAGGTTGTCCATGTCCAAATGCAGGCTCTCAGACACAACGTTTGACCATTTATCTCAGTCATTATTGGATCTGGAGTATTTGAACGTCGGAAATGAAATAACGAACTTGGATGGCAATGTCTTCTGGGTGATGCCGGCGGCGAATTTGAAGAGTcctgaaaaatttgtagaaattaaCATTCAGGCTGCCGGTCTGCCTGCATTGCCTTGCGAGATAAATATGCTGAGAAATTTGACCCGGCTCAATGTCAGCAAAAACAACATTTCGTCTCTGCCGGAAGAAATTTGCGAACTGGAGAAATTGGAGGTGTTCAATGCGGCGCACAACAACTTGTACGCCTTGCCGCTGCGACTCGGAAACCTTACTGCACTTCGGGtactttttctcgaaacgAACAAGCTTACTAGTTTGCCTGATTCCATTCAATCACTATCGAGACTGGAGTGCCTTGATTTGTACAATAACGAGTTCCACGAGGTGCCGAAGCAGctggaaaaaattccaaaccTGCAGGCCCTCGATATTGATGGGAACACGTTTAAGACTGATAATTTACAG atatcaaacATCGAGTACCTGAAAGCAAGAAATATCCTAAGATCAACGAGCAACATTCTACTCCTTCGCACAAATGATTCAAAGACTGTCTATAGCTCTGACGATGGATCGCTTTCCTCGCTTGATGACTGGGACCAGCAAAGCCTAGGGGAGAAATCAATGAT AAATACAAACCTTAGCGACGTTGGCAGTGTTGAAAACTGGGATATATCTGAGGATTCTGCTGATGAATATGACCCAACAG cACAACCGAGGACTTACAACGTGTACTCGCCATTCACCGTTTCGTCCGTATTTTATTACGGAAATTTTTGCCCAGCGGATTTACACCGTGCTAGAATAAGAGATCAGCTGGCAGCGATGCGAGGAAACAGTGGTGCGCAAACACCAAATATAGAAGAAGGACAGTTTGACGACGCTTGA
- the LOC124410299 gene encoding protein dimmed-like, with translation MRSLERLSGSDQDCADQEMYIDLDDASVDSLTGKRSRHDVGGAEAGEESDSSGSERSPKQAKRRNRGAPPTTRRRKSGISARERNLRRLESNERERMRMHSLNDAFEQLREVIPHVKMERKLSKIETLTLAKNYIMALTNVICEMRGEEQPYTFVDGECGSNSGDSTGQLELSGGEQPEEASPESMHETNNNNLLHENLERRIP, from the exons ATGCGCAGCCTGGAAAGGTTATCGGGCAGCGACCAGGACTGCGCTGATCAGGAGATGTACATCGACCTGGATGACGCTTCCGTTGATTCCCTGACCGGGAAACGAAGCCGGCACGATGTCGGCGGCGCGGAG GCGGGCGAAGAAAGCGACAGCAGCGGCAGCGAAAGGAGCCCGAAACAGGCGAAAAGACGGAATCGAGGGGCGCCGCCGACGACGAGGAGACGCAAAAGCGGAATTTCGGCGAGAGAACGGAATCTCCGGAGGCTCGAGAgcaacgagagagagagaatgaggaTGCACTCGCTCAACGACGCATTCGAG CAACTCAGAGAAGTCATACCACACGTGAAAATGGAAAGGAAACTGAGCAAAATCGAAACCCTGACGTTAGCCAAAAATTACATCATGGCCCTGACGAACGTCATATGCGAAATGCGAGGGGAGGAACAGCCTTACAC ATTCGTTGATGGAGAATGCGGTTCGAACAGCGGTGACAGTACGGGACAGCTTGAATTGAGCGGGGGTGAACAGCCGGAGGAAGCATCGCCGGAATCGATGCACGAAACTAATAACAACAATTTACTGCACGAGAATTTGGAGCGCCGGATACCATAA